A window of Coregonus clupeaformis isolate EN_2021a chromosome 28, ASM2061545v1, whole genome shotgun sequence contains these coding sequences:
- the LOC121543466 gene encoding zinc finger protein 2 isoform X3: MAESFEERLVKAVKEHTHLYDTSMRLHFDKEALEHSWREIATYLNSDPDTCRKKWRLARDRHVRALKKSKDMPEGVPRPGILSWLTIFIKHRQTNPNFPEISANRVESPNSKLDQTPMFSDQAAFMWQVAQERNVMQYGKLEEFVTLVTEMVPELLSSRQRTQLILGLRARMVLELFRNENPPEPQTIQLHLDRIRTSSVHAVHVDLILSFILHAQSQSRNELEASESNFVELVKTLLEDPSEKKHFFQVVFPIRYGPRYDTALQILVWEFLSRLEELLPVPDLTETASSLSIAPSDLEEFWHSVSDPEHMKTLLQHHRHLGHLSKNKFSNQVADNILSTLSIPQIHGLKSSLDGHEGMKGCTEGWKINSEEDQEEGVELHCENNLEEDDDDGSERNEDPERGLKDEDDANWTSPLSEPEDSDELASDMPSQVFSCPQCPFSHREMVDLHQHIRKEHLTEEDSRSLDSGGAENSLPSSETVQSSSAKRINKNTCKQCGKGFRCTTDLKRHQSIHTSVQPFRCNQCEKRFKSERYLQLHKKSHDVEPMHRPICQHCGKSYTSAAVLKIHIRTHTGERPYSCSVCGKKFNQKHTLVRHLRMHKGDRPYLCSVCGKAFFVSGELLVHMRFHTGERPYRCKPCGKAFSTSCALTSHKRWHSNERPFTCSLCSKGFAETSGLKRHMFIHTEEKPHYCHTCGKGFSQLSNMRIHLKTHKK; the protein is encoded by the exons ATGGCTGAATCGTTTGAAGAACGTCTCGTAAAAGCAGTCAAAGAGCATACGCACTTGTATGATACCTCAATGCGTTTACATTTCGACAAAGAGGCTCTCGAACACAGTTGGCGCGAAATTGCTACATATTTAAACTCCGATCCAGATACCTGCAGGAAGAAATGGAGACTTGCGAGGGACCGTCATGTGAGAGCACTGAAAAAGTCTAAGGATATGCCAGAGGGTGTACCGAGGCCTGGAATTCTGAGTTGGCTCACCATTTTTATCAAACATCGGCAAACCAACCCAAACTTTCCCgag ATTTCAGCAAACAGAGTTGAGAGTCCTAATAGCAAACTGGATCAAACTCCCATGTTTTCAGACCAGGCAG CTTTCATGTGGCAAGTGGCTCAAGAGCGTAATGTGATGCAGTATGGGAAGCTGGAGGAGTTTGTGACTTTGGTGACAGAGATGGTTCCAGAGCTGCTGAGCTCCAGGCAGAGGACCCAACTCATCCTGGGACTGAGAGCAAGG ATGGTTTTAGAGTTGTTTCGCAATGAAAACCCACCGGAACCCCAGACCATCCAACTTCATTTGGACAGAATCAGAACTTCTTCAGTACATGCTGTGCACGTGGAT CTGATTTTATCATTCATTTTACATGCCCAGTCACAGAGTAGAAATGAGTTGGAGGCTTCGGAGTCTAACTTCGTGGAACTTGTCAAAACCCTGTTGGAAGACCCTTCTGAGAAGAAGCACTTCTTCCAG gtggtgTTCCCAATACGTTACGGCCCTCGGTATGACACAGCACTGCAGATACTGGTGTGGGAGTTCCTCTCCCGGCTGGAGGAGCTGCTGCCTGTACCAGACCTTACAGAG ACAGCATCTAGTCTCAGCATTGCCCCCTCTGACCTGGAGGAGTTCTGGCATTCTGTCTCTGACCCAGAGCACATGAAGACACTGCTGCAGCATCATAGACATCTGGGACACTTGAGCAAAA ATAAATTCTCCAACCAGGTCGCAGACAACATCTTGTCCACATTGTCAATTCCTCAAATTCACGGCCTGAAGTCAAGTCTCGATGGACATGAAGGCATGAAAGGGTGCACAGAGGGGTGGAAGATCAACAGTGAGGAAGACCAAGAGGAAGGAGTAGAGTTGCATTGTGAAAATAACttggaggaggatgatgatgatggaagTGAGAGAAATGAAGACCCTGAGAGAGGATTGAAGGATGAAGATGACGCAAACTGGACCTCCCCTCTGAGTGAACCAGAGGACTCGGATG AACTGGCTAGTGACATGCCCTCCCAGGTCTTCTCCTGCCCCCAGTGCCCATTCTCCCACAGGGAAATGGTGGACCTTCACCAGCACATCAGGAAGGAACATTTAACAGAGGAGGACAGCAGGAGCCTGGACTCTGGAGGAGCTGAGAACTCACTGCCATCCAGTGAAACAGTACAGAGCTCCTCAGCCAAGAGGATCAATAAGAACACCTGCAAACAGTGCGGGAAGGGTTTCAGATGCACAACTGACCTGAAACGACACCAAAGTATTCACACAAGTGTGCAGCCGTTCCGTTGCAACCAGTGTGAGAAGAGATTCAAATCGGAGAGATATCTACAACTGCACAAGAAGAGTCACGACGTTGAACCGATGCACAGGCCTATTTGCCAACACTGTGGCAAGAGTTACACAAGTGCAGCAGTCCTCAAaatacacatacgcacacacaccggGGAGCGGCCTTACTCCTGCTCAGTCTGTGGGAAGAAGTTCAATCAAAAGCACACATTAGTTAGACACCTCCGGATGCACAAAGGGGATAGACCATACCTGTGTAGCGTATGTGGGAAGGCTTTCTTTGTGTCCGGGGAACTCTTAGTGCACATGCGTTTTCACACAGGGGAACGACCTTACCGTTGTAAACCGTGTGGAAAGGCTTTCAGCACGTCATGCGCTCTCACGTCGCATAAGCGATGGCACTCAAACGAGCGCCCATTCACCTGCTCCCTTTGTTCAAAGGGCTTTGCAGAAACTAGTGGCCTTAAAAGACACATGTTTATTCATACTGAGGAGAAGCCCCATTACTGCCACACGTGTGGGAAAGGATTTAGTCAGTTGAGCAACATGAGAATACATTTGAAAACTCATAAGAAATAA
- the LOC121543466 gene encoding zinc finger protein 2 isoform X1 translates to MAESFEERLVKAVKEHTHLYDTSMRLHFDKEALEHSWREIATYLNSDPDTCRKKWRLARDRHVRALKKSKDMPEGVPRPGILSWLTIFIKHRQTNPNFPEISANRVESPNSKLDQTPMFSDQAGPRLPLSSFRLLVPPLRLMSAFMWQVAQERNVMQYGKLEEFVTLVTEMVPELLSSRQRTQLILGLRARMVLELFRNENPPEPQTIQLHLDRIRTSSVHAVHVDLILSFILHAQSQSRNELEASESNFVELVKTLLEDPSEKKHFFQVVFPIRYGPRYDTALQILVWEFLSRLEELLPVPDLTETASSLSIAPSDLEEFWHSVSDPEHMKTLLQHHRHLGHLSKNKFSNQVADNILSTLSIPQIHGLKSSLDGHEGMKGCTEGWKINSEEDQEEGVELHCENNLEEDDDDGSERNEDPERGLKDEDDANWTSPLSEPEDSDELASDMPSQVFSCPQCPFSHREMVDLHQHIRKEHLTEEDSRSLDSGGAENSLPSSETVQSSSAKRINKNTCKQCGKGFRCTTDLKRHQSIHTSVQPFRCNQCEKRFKSERYLQLHKKSHDVEPMHRPICQHCGKSYTSAAVLKIHIRTHTGERPYSCSVCGKKFNQKHTLVRHLRMHKGDRPYLCSVCGKAFFVSGELLVHMRFHTGERPYRCKPCGKAFSTSCALTSHKRWHSNERPFTCSLCSKGFAETSGLKRHMFIHTEEKPHYCHTCGKGFSQLSNMRIHLKTHKK, encoded by the exons ATGGCTGAATCGTTTGAAGAACGTCTCGTAAAAGCAGTCAAAGAGCATACGCACTTGTATGATACCTCAATGCGTTTACATTTCGACAAAGAGGCTCTCGAACACAGTTGGCGCGAAATTGCTACATATTTAAACTCCGATCCAGATACCTGCAGGAAGAAATGGAGACTTGCGAGGGACCGTCATGTGAGAGCACTGAAAAAGTCTAAGGATATGCCAGAGGGTGTACCGAGGCCTGGAATTCTGAGTTGGCTCACCATTTTTATCAAACATCGGCAAACCAACCCAAACTTTCCCgag ATTTCAGCAAACAGAGTTGAGAGTCCTAATAGCAAACTGGATCAAACTCCCATGTTTTCAGACCAGGCAG GTCCACGGTTACCTTTATCTTCTTTCCGTCTCCTGGTTCCTCCTCTACGCCTGATGTCAGCTTTCATGTGGCAAGTGGCTCAAGAGCGTAATGTGATGCAGTATGGGAAGCTGGAGGAGTTTGTGACTTTGGTGACAGAGATGGTTCCAGAGCTGCTGAGCTCCAGGCAGAGGACCCAACTCATCCTGGGACTGAGAGCAAGG ATGGTTTTAGAGTTGTTTCGCAATGAAAACCCACCGGAACCCCAGACCATCCAACTTCATTTGGACAGAATCAGAACTTCTTCAGTACATGCTGTGCACGTGGAT CTGATTTTATCATTCATTTTACATGCCCAGTCACAGAGTAGAAATGAGTTGGAGGCTTCGGAGTCTAACTTCGTGGAACTTGTCAAAACCCTGTTGGAAGACCCTTCTGAGAAGAAGCACTTCTTCCAG gtggtgTTCCCAATACGTTACGGCCCTCGGTATGACACAGCACTGCAGATACTGGTGTGGGAGTTCCTCTCCCGGCTGGAGGAGCTGCTGCCTGTACCAGACCTTACAGAG ACAGCATCTAGTCTCAGCATTGCCCCCTCTGACCTGGAGGAGTTCTGGCATTCTGTCTCTGACCCAGAGCACATGAAGACACTGCTGCAGCATCATAGACATCTGGGACACTTGAGCAAAA ATAAATTCTCCAACCAGGTCGCAGACAACATCTTGTCCACATTGTCAATTCCTCAAATTCACGGCCTGAAGTCAAGTCTCGATGGACATGAAGGCATGAAAGGGTGCACAGAGGGGTGGAAGATCAACAGTGAGGAAGACCAAGAGGAAGGAGTAGAGTTGCATTGTGAAAATAACttggaggaggatgatgatgatggaagTGAGAGAAATGAAGACCCTGAGAGAGGATTGAAGGATGAAGATGACGCAAACTGGACCTCCCCTCTGAGTGAACCAGAGGACTCGGATG AACTGGCTAGTGACATGCCCTCCCAGGTCTTCTCCTGCCCCCAGTGCCCATTCTCCCACAGGGAAATGGTGGACCTTCACCAGCACATCAGGAAGGAACATTTAACAGAGGAGGACAGCAGGAGCCTGGACTCTGGAGGAGCTGAGAACTCACTGCCATCCAGTGAAACAGTACAGAGCTCCTCAGCCAAGAGGATCAATAAGAACACCTGCAAACAGTGCGGGAAGGGTTTCAGATGCACAACTGACCTGAAACGACACCAAAGTATTCACACAAGTGTGCAGCCGTTCCGTTGCAACCAGTGTGAGAAGAGATTCAAATCGGAGAGATATCTACAACTGCACAAGAAGAGTCACGACGTTGAACCGATGCACAGGCCTATTTGCCAACACTGTGGCAAGAGTTACACAAGTGCAGCAGTCCTCAAaatacacatacgcacacacaccggGGAGCGGCCTTACTCCTGCTCAGTCTGTGGGAAGAAGTTCAATCAAAAGCACACATTAGTTAGACACCTCCGGATGCACAAAGGGGATAGACCATACCTGTGTAGCGTATGTGGGAAGGCTTTCTTTGTGTCCGGGGAACTCTTAGTGCACATGCGTTTTCACACAGGGGAACGACCTTACCGTTGTAAACCGTGTGGAAAGGCTTTCAGCACGTCATGCGCTCTCACGTCGCATAAGCGATGGCACTCAAACGAGCGCCCATTCACCTGCTCCCTTTGTTCAAAGGGCTTTGCAGAAACTAGTGGCCTTAAAAGACACATGTTTATTCATACTGAGGAGAAGCCCCATTACTGCCACACGTGTGGGAAAGGATTTAGTCAGTTGAGCAACATGAGAATACATTTGAAAACTCATAAGAAATAA
- the LOC121543466 gene encoding zinc finger protein 2 isoform X2, producing the protein MAESFEERLVKAVKEHTHLYDTSMRLHFDKEALEHSWREIATYLNSDPDTCRKKWRLARDRHVRALKKSKDMPEGVPRPGILSWLTIFIKHRQTNPNFPEISANRVESPNSKLDQTPMFSDQAGPRLPLSSFRLLVPPLRLMSAFMWQVAQERNVMQYGKLEEFVTLVTEMVPELLSSRQRTQLILGLRARMVLELFRNENPPEPQTIQLHLDRIRTSSVHAVHVDSQSRNELEASESNFVELVKTLLEDPSEKKHFFQVVFPIRYGPRYDTALQILVWEFLSRLEELLPVPDLTETASSLSIAPSDLEEFWHSVSDPEHMKTLLQHHRHLGHLSKNKFSNQVADNILSTLSIPQIHGLKSSLDGHEGMKGCTEGWKINSEEDQEEGVELHCENNLEEDDDDGSERNEDPERGLKDEDDANWTSPLSEPEDSDELASDMPSQVFSCPQCPFSHREMVDLHQHIRKEHLTEEDSRSLDSGGAENSLPSSETVQSSSAKRINKNTCKQCGKGFRCTTDLKRHQSIHTSVQPFRCNQCEKRFKSERYLQLHKKSHDVEPMHRPICQHCGKSYTSAAVLKIHIRTHTGERPYSCSVCGKKFNQKHTLVRHLRMHKGDRPYLCSVCGKAFFVSGELLVHMRFHTGERPYRCKPCGKAFSTSCALTSHKRWHSNERPFTCSLCSKGFAETSGLKRHMFIHTEEKPHYCHTCGKGFSQLSNMRIHLKTHKK; encoded by the exons ATGGCTGAATCGTTTGAAGAACGTCTCGTAAAAGCAGTCAAAGAGCATACGCACTTGTATGATACCTCAATGCGTTTACATTTCGACAAAGAGGCTCTCGAACACAGTTGGCGCGAAATTGCTACATATTTAAACTCCGATCCAGATACCTGCAGGAAGAAATGGAGACTTGCGAGGGACCGTCATGTGAGAGCACTGAAAAAGTCTAAGGATATGCCAGAGGGTGTACCGAGGCCTGGAATTCTGAGTTGGCTCACCATTTTTATCAAACATCGGCAAACCAACCCAAACTTTCCCgag ATTTCAGCAAACAGAGTTGAGAGTCCTAATAGCAAACTGGATCAAACTCCCATGTTTTCAGACCAGGCAG GTCCACGGTTACCTTTATCTTCTTTCCGTCTCCTGGTTCCTCCTCTACGCCTGATGTCAGCTTTCATGTGGCAAGTGGCTCAAGAGCGTAATGTGATGCAGTATGGGAAGCTGGAGGAGTTTGTGACTTTGGTGACAGAGATGGTTCCAGAGCTGCTGAGCTCCAGGCAGAGGACCCAACTCATCCTGGGACTGAGAGCAAGG ATGGTTTTAGAGTTGTTTCGCAATGAAAACCCACCGGAACCCCAGACCATCCAACTTCATTTGGACAGAATCAGAACTTCTTCAGTACATGCTGTGCACGTGGAT TCACAGAGTAGAAATGAGTTGGAGGCTTCGGAGTCTAACTTCGTGGAACTTGTCAAAACCCTGTTGGAAGACCCTTCTGAGAAGAAGCACTTCTTCCAG gtggtgTTCCCAATACGTTACGGCCCTCGGTATGACACAGCACTGCAGATACTGGTGTGGGAGTTCCTCTCCCGGCTGGAGGAGCTGCTGCCTGTACCAGACCTTACAGAG ACAGCATCTAGTCTCAGCATTGCCCCCTCTGACCTGGAGGAGTTCTGGCATTCTGTCTCTGACCCAGAGCACATGAAGACACTGCTGCAGCATCATAGACATCTGGGACACTTGAGCAAAA ATAAATTCTCCAACCAGGTCGCAGACAACATCTTGTCCACATTGTCAATTCCTCAAATTCACGGCCTGAAGTCAAGTCTCGATGGACATGAAGGCATGAAAGGGTGCACAGAGGGGTGGAAGATCAACAGTGAGGAAGACCAAGAGGAAGGAGTAGAGTTGCATTGTGAAAATAACttggaggaggatgatgatgatggaagTGAGAGAAATGAAGACCCTGAGAGAGGATTGAAGGATGAAGATGACGCAAACTGGACCTCCCCTCTGAGTGAACCAGAGGACTCGGATG AACTGGCTAGTGACATGCCCTCCCAGGTCTTCTCCTGCCCCCAGTGCCCATTCTCCCACAGGGAAATGGTGGACCTTCACCAGCACATCAGGAAGGAACATTTAACAGAGGAGGACAGCAGGAGCCTGGACTCTGGAGGAGCTGAGAACTCACTGCCATCCAGTGAAACAGTACAGAGCTCCTCAGCCAAGAGGATCAATAAGAACACCTGCAAACAGTGCGGGAAGGGTTTCAGATGCACAACTGACCTGAAACGACACCAAAGTATTCACACAAGTGTGCAGCCGTTCCGTTGCAACCAGTGTGAGAAGAGATTCAAATCGGAGAGATATCTACAACTGCACAAGAAGAGTCACGACGTTGAACCGATGCACAGGCCTATTTGCCAACACTGTGGCAAGAGTTACACAAGTGCAGCAGTCCTCAAaatacacatacgcacacacaccggGGAGCGGCCTTACTCCTGCTCAGTCTGTGGGAAGAAGTTCAATCAAAAGCACACATTAGTTAGACACCTCCGGATGCACAAAGGGGATAGACCATACCTGTGTAGCGTATGTGGGAAGGCTTTCTTTGTGTCCGGGGAACTCTTAGTGCACATGCGTTTTCACACAGGGGAACGACCTTACCGTTGTAAACCGTGTGGAAAGGCTTTCAGCACGTCATGCGCTCTCACGTCGCATAAGCGATGGCACTCAAACGAGCGCCCATTCACCTGCTCCCTTTGTTCAAAGGGCTTTGCAGAAACTAGTGGCCTTAAAAGACACATGTTTATTCATACTGAGGAGAAGCCCCATTACTGCCACACGTGTGGGAAAGGATTTAGTCAGTTGAGCAACATGAGAATACATTTGAAAACTCATAAGAAATAA
- the LOC121543933 gene encoding uncharacterized protein LOC121543933 → MSNFVELVQTLLEDPAKREHFFQYGTKYDTALQILQWEFFSRLKELLPVPSFTQTASCLSLAFSDLEECVQSVSDPEHLETLLQHQRQLGHLNRNHLFYDSDTILSTLSLTSLVNFKQTSMEDRGRDTRKKEQEGGEEWRPKISYDETNKETDECAERLEEAGEPSSGQQKPGSSLQARPVAVDEPASDMPSQVFSCPQCPFSHRREVNLQQHIRKEHLTEEDSRSLDSGGAENSLPSSETVQRPSIKTTKKYICFKCG, encoded by the exons ATGTCTAACTTTGTGGAGCTGGTCCAAACTCTGCTTGAAGACCCAGCGAAGAGGGAACACTTTTTTCAG TACGGCACTAAGTATGACACAGCACTGCAGATTCTGCAGTGGGAGTTCTTCTCCAGACTGAAGGAGCTGCTGCCAGTGCCCAGCTTTACACAG ACAGCATCTTGTCTCAGCCTTGCCTTCTCTGACCTGGAGGAGTGTGTTCAGTCTGTCTCTGACCCTGAGCACCTGGAGACACTGCTACAGCATCAAAGACAACTGGGACACCTAAACAGAA ATCATTTGTTCTACGACTCTGACACCATCCTGTCCACTCTGTCCCTCACTTCCTTGGTAAACTTTAAACAAACTTCAATGGAGGATCGAGGTCGTGACACTAGGAAGAAAGAACAGGAGGGTGGAGAAGAGTGGCGACCAAAAATCAGTTACGATGAAACCAATAAGGAAACTGATGAGTGCGCTGAACGACTTGAAGAGGCTGGTGAACCCAGTTCTGGACAGCAGAAACCAGGATCATCATTACAGGCTCGTCCAGTGGCCGTCGACG AACCGGCTAGTGACATGCCCTCCCAGGTCTTCTCCTGCCCCCAGTGCCCATTCTCCCACAGGAGAGAGGTGAACCTTCAGCAGCACATCAGGAAGGAACATCTAACAGAGGAGGACAGCAGGAGCCTGGACTCTGGAGGAGCTGAGAACTCACTGCCATCCAGTGAAACAGTACAGAGACCCTCAATCAAGACAACCAAGAAGTACATCTGCTTTAAATGTGGGTAG